CAGGGAGTTTCTTTCAGCAATCTTTAACCGAACACATACatgacatgtttaaataaaagaCCTGAAACtgttacatatttacatttaggCAGCATTAATAATTTACTTACCGGCCTCCCTGCCCAGACCTCTGCTGATGTCGATGGCTGTGGCTCTCCAGGTGGAGGACCAGGGGAGGTAGGCAGTATATTTCTCAAAGTAGGGCTCACATTGTTCCTCATCCATGCAGCCACACCGGAGCTATGATTTTTAACCCCTTCGGCTGCAATTTTGACTGTGTCAATAAGATCTCCTAAAGAAATAGCAAAcatgaaacagacagacaaacaagtCTGTTAGTAGGGTTATAGTAATTTAACTATATCCTCACTGATATTCACACCATGATGTCTAACAAAGTGAGTTATTTTATAATTACCCATTCGAGATTTCTTTATTGTTAAGCCATCTTGGTCAATGTTATGTCCATCTTCCAAACttaaggaaagaaagtgatTGGTGTTGTACAGTTAATGACATATTCAATTCATTTACATAAACTGACAATAAACAGTTATCTTCACAGTAACAAATGGTTGAAACGCTAAATAACCAGCGAGGCAATTAATGGCAGTTCCACAGAAACGCCAGATACACAGACTAATTGGATAACTTCAAAGCAACCGGGGGCCAGTTTCATTCAGTGTCTTTTTAAATACACTGGCTGTGGGCTACACAAGGGAATAATGCTGTTACAGCTCATACCATTCAATTGGTCTTTTCCTCCTCATCTGACCATCTCCCGGTGCCCGGTGTGCATCAGAGTGCTCCGCAGCTGGTACACCATTGCGAAAATTGGCAAAGCCTGTTCCTATCCATTCGTAGATTTTAGTCAACATGGCTCAAAAGTTTTTTTGAATAACGCCGCCGGTTTGAAGATAAATCGCTGTAACTGCTTTCAGTTTACCTGTCAATGTAGTGAAACCAAAAGAAGCTAATGCGCGTCATTCGACTAAGGCAGGTTAGCTGAGACTATTACAAAGGCTACCGGTCTTCACAAATATCATGTTACTTTCCCACAAAAATAACTGCTTGTTAGCTGAGAATTAGCTAGCTGCCTAGCTAGCACACGCTGCTAACTACCCTGCTAGCTAACGGTGTTAGCTACACGGCTAATTTATTGAAGTATGTTTAAATTCCACCAGGAATGCGACAAGTCGCAACCAACGCGTTCGGAAAAATGGTTATCATTTTGTGTCTCACTCTAAGTCATTTATATATCCTTAACGTGACTTTAAATTGCATAAAAACTCGTTGAAGAATAACATCTCCCGCTTCTTCCTCATTCAAAACCACAACATGGCTGAACAGTACGCTGTGCCATCGCACGATTTGATTGGATGACTGGTTGCTGTGAATGCGAGTATACCGGATGTTTACTGGATGATCGCAGACTGAGGAAAGCATTTAAAATCACGTCACACCCGCCGGCGTTCACTTTGGAGCACATTCTATCACAGCACTTTCACTTGTGGACGCTACATGCACGTAATTAGTCTGCTATTTCTGCTTGTCATTCCCTCTATGTGTCAGTCTCATGGAAGTCTGAATAATGCATAATTAGATACATAACGTACACAAATTTAGCTTAAAAGTATAACTTTTACAGGCAGAAAAATAGACGATAGACCACATGCTAGTTTACTTATGtaatttgtgaaataaaagttAAACTATACAAAACTCAGATTAGGCCATTAGTTCAGCTTTGTATTGGCAATAATTGTGTCACCTGGGCATCAAAATTCAGCAAAACAACCACATGACCTACCTGTCCTTTAGCCAGCCGAGGTCCACTCTAATCTGAGTGGACTAAATTACCAGAGGAGAAACTGCGCACACAGTCACATAAACAGAGAATTTGGATAAGTATATATCATTTTTTGAGCTAAACATAATTATgattacaaaatatatattatatagccACAATTCTGTAGAATTCAAAacttcaaaacaaacatggtGGGAGTTATACTGCTGAAGTCATAAGAAAAATCTGTCTGAGGTCCAGAGTGCAGGTAAACAACATATGTGGCACCTGCATATTACTTTGATGTTGCCAGTGGTGgaagtaactgagtacatttactcaagtactgtacttaagtacaattttgaggtacatatactttacttgagtatttccatttgatgctactttaagCTTCCacacacaatggataatataacaagcttttaaaatacaacacattgttaaagatgaaatcagTAGTTTCTAAcgtttttggcttttgacgtcttacaaaaagcagtgtgtagtcggggtcacatttcagatgtatatgagttgttaacagctccaacAAATAGTGATTTgtccctctaaacttctcacatggtttcatttcaataaatgttcaaatgatccaatatttcaccaaaagtcaaagattagagaaaagtccaACAACTGAACATAGATTTGTGCATCagaactttgtttgtttttttctttcctctcccattaatcatctcacgacccctcagatttatctgatgcTCCTTTGGAGGGGCCTTGTGAGACTGATGCCCAAGAACTGTAGATCAACTGATCATGATGATAATCCCTGTGAAAGATTACCCACATGTCTCAAAGTTCATTTCAAGACCATGGAGAAATGAGTGGAAACCCATGATTGCCTGGAGGGTAGGGaatgcaataaaatgttatataatgCTTTGAAAAGTGGTCAGCAAGTATGTAAACTATACCTGATTTTCAGCAAATGGACTAAGACATACAGTTGTCCTTTAAAATTACAGTTTGGCTTGAAATAAGGACATTTGAAGGACATTTAAGAGGAGTTGTATGACTatacttattttaaaaaagtaaaagtaaaattactgGTAATTTTATTGTAGGAAAACGTAGAATATTTAGAAAGACACCTAAACcaaaattattttgtgtttaaatagTTACCATCCCCACAAGACAGGGATGTCTAggatgaaaatattaaactgcaATTAAGCTATCCTTTGCACTTGTGAAAATTACAATCATGCTTGAAATTATATAATTTCTTTCATGAAGTTTTGCATGGCTAAAAGTAAAGGCAACATACAAGTGTAAAACATAAATTGTTAAATCAGAGAGAACCAGTgagtacatttacacacattcaccctttaataatttaaaactgTAACACCAATGCTACAATGAAATGCAGGGTGCTCGTTAAACAATACACTGCATCAACGTCATCGAAATATGTAGTATTCCAAGGCCACTTTAGACGACTTCTAAATTAATTTCAAGCTTCATACTCACCATTTTATACCACACACTTTCTGAAATATATCATTCTGtcatagaaaaataaacttcaAATGTCATGAAATATAGCATTCGAGTCCCTCCACAAAAGTTATGGTAAACCCATGCATGTATGGCACTGTCATGTTTATAATTAAATATCTTGTGTTGCCATTTCAAACCAATCAATAAGTATATTATAAGGACTAAAGACTTTAATGTCAAGGTTTGCCCAAAGTAAGtagttttcatgaaaaaaaaaaactttttcatgAAAAGTCTTGTCTAATAATCTTCATTCAAAAGAAGTCAGgttcaaacacacatataagACAAATGACATACTGATAATAAACACCGCAATAATTTGAACACAATGAATAGTTAAATTAAGCAAACATCAACACGTCACATACAAAGTAATAAATCAAGGCAAATCcaataaataactttttcaGATTGTCATTGAAAAGCTAGAAAACCATGTCAACTACCCACAAACTGTTAACAGTGAAGGAGTTTCTtgttttgcacagtactgtgaCAACATCACATATGAttgaaaacacaggaaaaaccTTTAAGTTTTACAGGTACATTTGTGCTTTCAGTCACTACATCAACACCCACAGCAATTGCTGTTTTTAAGAGTCATGCATAATGCATTGAAGATCAAATACCTCTTAAAGAGCATTGGCATCTATTGTTTGTGATACCTATGCAGGCATGGATATGAAGACACCCATACGACTTCAGATGGACACTCACAGTATGTTTTATCTACATTAAATGGGGGAAGACCACTGAATGTTTTAAGCTGGTAAAGCTGGTAAACTAGCCCCAAAATATAGTATAGGTCCACAACATGCTAGAGAGGAGGGAAAGGTTGTTGACATCTTGGGTGTGGATACTGGCTATGTACATGTTTAATTGTACAAGAGATTCACAAATTATTCACAACCAGTATCAGTATCAGGCAAAAAATAAAGCTGTTACAATTAGAAGATTTGTCACCACAATCACCAAAATTTTAAGACTCTTATTGGGTCTGCTTAATGTCCAGACTGGTGCATCCCTTCTCTGTAGGCCAGAAATCTAGGGTGATGGTTTACTCTTGTTTTGTTCCAAAGATttggaggaagaaggagaagatgtaGACAATATCTAGGTAGATGTTGAGAGTGGCAAAGACATACTCTTCTGGACTCAGGGTGTACCGCTTGTTCCCCATGAGGAGCTGGGTGTCAAATGCCAAAAACtataaaggaaaataaaacagggaGTAAGACACCTATCAGATTGTAATGAGGTACTCTACACAGCATGTGAAGTAGACTATCTATAATGGCTTGACAGTGTCTGTACTCTTACCATGGTAAACAGTATGGCTCCCAAGGTAGCGTAGGTGGCATCCAACCAAGGTAcctaaatagaaaaaaaatacttaatgaAATGGGTTACCAGTTTGTGGATCACCACACGAAAGATGCATACTATGATGTAAGAACAGAATGTTTATGATGAGGAATCAACCAGGATACAGTTACTAAATATGACCTTTATTTAGAGTTGAGTCTGCATTAGTCTCTCATATTTGCCAGACTGTCAATTTATGTAATTATCTCCTGGTTGTCTGAAAATCCTCCACAATACCGTCTTACATGGCATGAAATAAGTGCAATTGCTTGATTTGGATAGTTATACTTACATATTGAAAGGGAAGGACGATTGCAAGCACCAGTCCAGAGATGAACATAACCATGCAGAAGATAAACAGCACGCCTTGGTATGATGTCACGTCAATCTGGGTGGAGAGAACAGCATGAAAACCGAAACACGTGAATGATTTTCACTCTCAATCCtgcatttttatacagtttatagAGTATTTTATATTGTATCAACATAATGTACAAGTAAAATTCTCACCTTAGTTTGGAAGCTGAAGACTGTGACAAGGAGACAGACTGCTGCTGTGATGCCCAGACACACCACCACTGATTTGGTGTTATAGAAGCTATTAAAACAAGATACATACAAAACTtgaaaaagcttaaaaatgtttcaagctattccaaaaaaggaaaacacagacaacctcacatactgtaaaaacaattaCTGGTAGATTGCTGCCTAATCAAACTGGCTAAGGAGAGAGTCTGAGGAATGCATGCAAAGCCAATCACAATGCAAAGTAACACAAGTCAGTCAcataaaactgaacaaacacataAGTGTACCTGGACAACATCCCTGTCATGTAGGAGAGGGATAGGGTCTGTAACAGGACATATGACAGTCATGTGAAAATGCAATCAGTTATTCAAATCTTATCTTCAGATAAGTCATGGCTACAGAGAATTAACTTTCACAAAGTATATCATAAATTTGTTTTGAGATCATTTTAACTGTTATCTTACTTGTGGTGATAAAACAAATCCAAATCATTTGTAGAATGAAAGATACACAtcaacaaaaatactttttaatgtATGAATGTACTGTTTGCTGTTCTAAATCTCAGTATGtaggtttgatttttttttgaagaacactgcacatacaaaaaatatttgaaaaatattaaatgaaatgtaatattaaaacataacaaaCTGTACTTACAAAGATTGCAAGCAGGATCAGATTCCATGGAAACTGTCTCCTGCAAGAATGAGGAAAGATTGAAGATTCAATATTTTAAGTGACTTATGATTTGTTTAATGTTGTCTATGTAACTGTGAGAACTATTAGCTTACCTTGGTGCAGAGCAGCAAGACA
This window of the Thunnus albacares chromosome 5, fThuAlb1.1, whole genome shotgun sequence genome carries:
- the LOC122983086 gene encoding protein lifeguard 2-like, with translation MTQGKLSLANKSTNGSPSGQALVSPAPPSYEEATAGTSAPCYNDAEMLTEFTWDDRNIRRIFIRKVYAILMIQLLVTLAIVALFTFCDPVKDYIQTNPGWYWASYVVFFVTYLTLSCCSAPRRQFPWNLILLAIFTLSLSYMTGMLSSFYNTKSVVVCLGITAAVCLLVTVFSFQTKIDVTSYQGVLFIFCMVMFISGLVLAIVLPFQYVPWLDATYATLGAILFTMFLAFDTQLLMGNKRYTLSPEEYVFATLNIYLDIVYIFSFFLQIFGTKQE